One region of Solanum pennellii chromosome 6, SPENNV200 genomic DNA includes:
- the LOC107021101 gene encoding WD repeat-containing protein 44-like gives MGSISDDEECVFFDASENIGQVPDLGSNEPQVLKSSSRIDNCVTSSYQYDVWSRSPSSVRERRREFFSWMGEDLVDVYGSSDSSCESERIMESSEAVVRTSILEDEFPSQQVHLPGLSVGVLGSYKELDSNETFVCRSGNPDGGSECDVHDQAETNHKTMKLERQQLGQQEFEAYGDAGRKLNVVKRSLISRLRSLTCIVNDRGRTNNSKVDSSSAVQRSRVQRTKVHHRKKRLNELSGLFVGQDIQAHEGSILTMKFSLDGQYLASAGEDKIVRVWQVVEDERSDEVDIPDLDPSCMYFTVNHLSQLAPLVTEKERINKLRGLKKTTGSSCVIFPPKVFRILEEPLHVFQGHSGDILDISWSENNYLLSSSTDKTVRLWQVGYDKCLKVFSHSNYVTCVQFNPVNDNYFISGSIDGKVRIWAINSGQVVTWTDLKDIVTAISYRPDGKGGIIGSIEGACCFFSFIDDEIQLEKQICLVSKKKSLCKRITGFQFLPQDPSKVIVTCADSLVRILSGINVIGKYRGLRNAGSHLSAAFSSDGKHIISASEDSNVYLWNCHIPEETSVSQPEAVRSFEFFYSDASIAIPWSGLKNVNHENQCHSQVLSQSLNNFPLGASPCFSLGQGLFLEAIPKGSATWPEEKLPLSSPRFVPSAMCKSQYKFLKSSCQSSSSSHAWGLVIVTAGYDGRIRSYHNYGLPSPL, from the exons ATGGGTAGCATTAGTGATGATGAAGAATGTGTATTTTTTGATGCCTCTGAGAATATTGGCCAAGTACCTGATTTGGGTTCTAATGAACCCCAGGTGCTCAAATCCAGCTCCAGGATTGATAATTGTGTCACTAGTAGCTACCAGTATGATGTGTGGAGTAGAAGTCCCAGCAGTGTTAGAGAGCGTCGTAGGGAATTCTTTAGTTGGATGGGGGAAGATCTAGTGGATGTATATGGAAGTTCTGATTCTAGTTGTGAAAGTGAAAGGATTATGGAGAGTAGTGAGGCTGTGGTGCGAACCTCAATTCTTGAAGATGAATTTCCTTCTCAGCAAGTTCATCTACCTGGTTTGTCTGTTGGTGTTTTGGGTTCATATAAAGAGTTGGATTCAAATGAGACATTTGTGTGTCGGAGTGGCAATCCAGATGGTGGAAGTGAGTGCGATGTACATGATCAGGCTGAGACTAATCACAAAACTATGAAATTGGAACGCCAGCAACTTGGACAACAAGAATTTGAGGCCTATGGAGATGCTGGGAGGAAACTGAATGTGGTCAAGCGGAGTTTAATAAGTAGATTGCGATCACTGACGTGCATTGTAAATGACAGAGGGAGAACTAACAATTCAAAGGTTGACAGCTCCAGTGCTGTCCAAAGGTCTAGGGTTCAGAGGACTAAGGTTCACCACCGAAAGAAGCGATTAAATGAACTCTCTGGACTTTTTGTGGGGCAAGATATCCAGGCTCATGAAGGTTCAATATTAACTATGAAATTCAGCCTTGATGGGCAATACCTAGCCAGTGCCGGTGAAGATAAGATTGTGCGTGTATGGCAAGTGGTGGAAGACGAGAGATCCGATGAAGTCGATATTCCAGACTTAGATCCATCTTGCATGTACTTCACAGTGAACCATCTTTCACAACTTGCTCCTTTGGTGACAGAGAAAGAGAGAATCAATAAATTGAGGGGTCTAAAGAAAACAACAGGGTCTTCCTGTGTCATTTTCCCGCCTAAGGTCTTTCGAATTTTGGAAGAACCACTACATGTGTTCCAAGGACATAGTGGCGATATATTGGATATTTCTTGGTCAGAGAACAAT TATTTGCTTTCATCATCAACGGACAAAACTGTTCGTCTGTGGCAAGTTGGATATGATAAATGCCTCAAAGTCTTTTCGCACAGTAATTATG tGACTTGCGTACAATTCAACCCAGTAAATGATAATTACTTCATCAGTGGTTCAATTGACGGAAAAGTTCGCATTTGGGCGATTAACAGCGGTCAAGTTGTGACTTGGACGGACCTAAAAGACATTGTGACTGCTATATCCTATCGTCCTGATGGGAAG GGTGGAATTATTGGCTCTATAGAAGGCGCATGTTGCTTCTTTAGTTTTATTG ATGATGAGATTCAACTGGAGAAGCAGATTTGTTTGGTCAGTAAGAAGAAGTCACTTTGCAAAAGAATTACTGGCTTTCAG TTTCTACCACAAGACCCAAGTAAAGTGATTGTTACTTGTGCGGACTCGCTAGTAAGAATCCTTAGTGGGATCAATGTAATAGGCAAATACAGAG GCCTAAGAAATGCAGGAAGCCATCTCTCTGCTGCTTTCTCCTCAGATGGGAAGCATATCATCTCTGCATCTGAAGATTCTAATGTCTATCTGTGGAACTGTCACATTCCAGAAGAGACTTCTGTATCTCAACCTGAAGCAGTGAGATCATTTGAGTTCTTCTATAGTGATGCATCCATTGCTATACCTTGGTCTGGCCTGAAAAATGTTAACCACGAGAATCAGTGTCACTCACAAGTACTGAGTCAAAGCTTAAACAATTTTCCTTTGGGGGCTTCACCTTGTTTCTCTTTAGGACAAGGGTTGTTTTTAGAGGCAATTCCGAAGGGATCTGCGACCTGGCCTGAAGAGAAGCTTCCACTGTCAAGTCCTCGGTTTGTGCCTTCTGCAATGTGTAAATCTCAATACAAGTTTCTCAAAAGCTCTTGTCAGAGTTCATCCAGTTCTCATGCCTGGGGTTTAGTTATTGTTACTGCAGGCTATGATGGGCGAATAAGGTCATATCATAATTATGGACTGCCTTCACCACTTTGA